In one window of Gudongella oleilytica DNA:
- a CDS encoding TIGR01212 family radical SAM protein (This family includes YhcC from E. coli K-12, an uncharacterized radical SAM protein.), which produces MRNGVYRAYSDYLIEKYGEKVYKLPIKLPLTCPNRDGNISCGGCTFCGEEGGSFENLPDSMSIAAQLKENKDLIRRKYKAEKFIAYFQNFSNTYMGFETFKSAILEALQPDIVEISISTRPDCVRDNYLQFLSDIKYNRGIDITIELGLQTVNYHSLRKINRGHGLAEFIDAVLMAKRYGLRVCTHMILNLPWDDLEDVEEGARILSALGVDEVKLHSLYLMESTLMAAQYANGELQLHSRDEYVKRVIAFLELLDPEIVVQRIIGRAPEKGSVFVNWQESWWKIRDEIIHRMMEENTRQGRRFDYLDGKALKIFNL; this is translated from the coding sequence TTGAGAAACGGAGTTTACAGAGCATATTCAGACTATTTGATAGAAAAATACGGTGAGAAGGTATATAAGCTACCCATAAAGCTGCCCTTGACCTGTCCAAACAGAGACGGGAATATAAGCTGTGGAGGCTGCACTTTTTGTGGTGAAGAGGGCGGTTCCTTTGAAAACCTGCCTGATTCCATGAGTATAGCTGCCCAGTTGAAGGAAAATAAGGACCTGATCCGCAGAAAATACAAAGCTGAAAAGTTCATAGCCTACTTTCAGAATTTTTCTAACACTTACATGGGGTTCGAAACCTTCAAGTCAGCGATTTTAGAGGCATTACAGCCAGATATCGTTGAAATATCAATATCTACAAGGCCGGACTGCGTAAGGGATAATTATTTGCAATTCTTAAGTGATATCAAGTATAATAGGGGTATAGATATAACAATTGAATTAGGGTTGCAGACAGTAAATTACCATAGCTTGAGGAAAATAAACCGAGGGCATGGATTGGCTGAGTTCATTGATGCTGTATTGATGGCAAAGAGATACGGACTTAGGGTTTGCACTCACATGATCCTCAACCTACCCTGGGACGATTTGGAGGATGTGGAAGAGGGAGCGCGAATACTGTCGGCACTTGGAGTCGATGAGGTAAAGCTTCACAGTCTGTATCTAATGGAAAGTACATTAATGGCGGCACAATATGCCAATGGTGAGCTTCAGCTGCATTCGAGGGACGAATACGTAAAGAGGGTAATAGCATTCTTGGAACTGCTGGATCCGGAAATTGTAGTACAACGGATCATAGGGAGAGCTCCGGAGAAAGGCTCGGTATTCGTCAATTGGCAGGAATCCTGGTGGAAGATCAGGGATGAGATCATACACAGGATGATGGAAGAAAATACGCGTCAAGGTAGAAGATTTGATTACCTTGATGGTAAAGCCTTAAAAATCTTTAATCTTTAA
- a CDS encoding pseudouridine synthase: MKKERLDKLLSNMGTGSRTQVKDMIKSGFVTVNGVLATSPEAKVVPGVDRVCLKGREIKYREFIYLMLNKPQGMVSSTDDPRESVVIELLDDYWKGFRPFPVGRLDKDTEGLLLITNDGQLAHLLLSPRKGVDKTYYAEIDGVVLPEHIESFRKGVQLEDGYLTLPAELEIERSELISTVQVTIQEGKYHQVKRMFAAHGLRVVYLKRIRMGPLVLDNQLGEGEYRELTDNEIGVLKREVGMV, encoded by the coding sequence ATGAAGAAGGAACGATTGGACAAGCTATTGTCTAATATGGGCACTGGCAGCAGGACCCAGGTAAAGGATATGATCAAGTCTGGCTTTGTAACTGTAAATGGTGTTTTGGCGACGTCGCCGGAAGCTAAGGTAGTGCCTGGAGTGGACAGGGTATGCTTAAAGGGACGTGAGATAAAGTACAGAGAATTTATCTACCTGATGTTAAATAAACCCCAAGGCATGGTTTCATCTACTGATGATCCGAGAGAATCGGTAGTAATTGAACTCCTTGATGACTATTGGAAGGGCTTCAGGCCTTTTCCGGTGGGAAGGCTGGACAAGGATACGGAAGGTCTCCTGTTGATAACTAACGACGGTCAGCTTGCCCATCTTTTACTATCGCCAAGAAAAGGAGTAGACAAGACCTATTATGCTGAAATCGATGGTGTGGTATTGCCTGAGCATATTGAAAGCTTTAGAAAAGGCGTACAGCTGGAGGATGGTTATCTGACATTACCAGCAGAGCTTGAAATAGAAAGGTCAGAATTGATCTCTACAGTACAGGTCACCATACAGGAGGGAAAGTACCACCAGGTAAAACGAATGTTTGCAGCCCATGGCTTAAGGGTGGTCTATCTAAAGAGAATAAGAATGGGGCCACTGGTGTTGGATAATCAACTTGGGGAAGGCGAATACAGGGAGCTGACGGACAATGAAATTGGAGTTTTGAAAAGGGAAGTTGGTATGGTATAA
- a CDS encoding DUF6648 family protein yields MIYHGKKGLFETFFDNRSSLILQLQNGDISKREFLESNYDFVTRMNVKPFIRVDSYEKGMYNYQYYNVLAKYFRMMAMELRNSKKHQKYYIEYLNKGYKYYHEKDRSALDVLKIIDFKGVEAYFVKCESRNLKDKLYEIVLLDYKEAIFHSKATWLLEILQKEGVFFEGRRKSLIDEYINETY; encoded by the coding sequence TTGATTTATCACGGGAAAAAGGGTTTGTTCGAGACCTTCTTTGACAACAGGTCTTCGCTTATACTTCAACTTCAGAATGGAGACATTTCTAAAAGAGAGTTTCTTGAAAGCAATTATGATTTTGTTACAAGGATGAATGTAAAACCGTTTATCAGAGTAGACAGCTATGAAAAGGGAATGTATAACTACCAGTATTATAATGTTCTTGCCAAGTACTTCAGAATGATGGCTATGGAGCTTAGAAACTCAAAAAAACACCAGAAATATTATATTGAATATCTCAATAAGGGATATAAATATTATCATGAAAAGGACAGATCCGCCTTGGATGTGCTTAAAATAATCGATTTTAAGGGTGTTGAGGCATATTTCGTAAAATGTGAATCCCGAAATCTGAAGGATAAACTGTATGAAATAGTCCTGCTGGATTACAAGGAGGCAATTTTTCACTCCAAGGCAACGTGGCTTTTGGAAATCCTCCAGAAGGAAGGAGTATTTTTTGAGGGCAGAAGGAAGTCTTTAATAGATGAATACATTAATGAGACCTATTAA